The genomic stretch AGGAgatggccaggctgctccgaacGATGGAGCAGGAGAACGGCTGGCTCCTTGCCGAGCTCAAAGGTTAATCCACTGACTGGCTCATTTAGGCTAATTAACTGCATGGAATTGTGATAGGTTTTTCTTTTTCAGAATCTGATGACGCAATGCATGCTCTTGTGTTTGTCAATCAGCAGAGGTGACAGCCATAGCTGACAATGAACTGCCGGAGCTGGATCGTGGCGTCGATGATGAGGAGAACGAGATGCTGAGGGCAGAGCTGGATGCAATCAGTGGAGAGATCCAGCTGAGAGTGGACAGGATCCAGGAGTTGAAGGAATGCAGAACCGAATTGCATTGCAGCAAAGTGGAGAAGGTATACTCGTGGGTTTTATCTAGATTTCAGAGTTCTGAATGGATCTGCACTCTGAGCAGACCACCGTGTTGTAGTGATGGATGCTGTCAAGTTTTTGTTCAGATTTTCTGTCAGGCCAGCCACGCAATTTATCCATTTTCTGTGTTTTATATCCATCTTCTCAGACCTTCTCAGtataacattttagcttatgttGTTTTCTGATATGATGATGATTCAATCAGCTTGTCATCGAGATCAATTCATTGGAGATGGAAGATAGAGAGGCCAAGGCAAGGGACCATGTTCAAATGCTTCATGAAAAACATAAGGTTCCTTCTTACCTATTTGGGCATAACAGTTAGCAAGATCATTCGTGTCATGTATTTCACATGTGACCAACCAATTCACACAAATGCACCTGTACACATGCTGTTTAGGAAGAGATGGAAGCAATAAACGCAAAAGTAGTTCAGCTTGAGAAGCAGCTGGAGCAGAAGGAAGCACAAGTGTCCGCAACATGTCTGCTGGACATGATACTACAGACAGGGGGAAACGTCAGGGAGGAAGAATGCCAACATCTTTATAAATTAGTGACAATTTGGAAAGAGTGTCAAGAGCAAGAACGTCAGAGGTATCAAAATGCACATGTTGACCTAACCAAGCGACATAGGATGAACAGAGATGAGCTTCAAGAGACCCGCCAAGAACTGATTCAGGTAAACTACCTTTTTTTTTGGACAAATTCTCAGTTCCATTTGTAGTAGTCATTTAGTCCTGCTATTATTCATGAAAAAGTTTCCTCTGCCGGATGATTACTATGCTCAGTGTTTGGAGAGCATGATGATCGGCGGATTTACCGCCATAGGGATCAAAAGGATGGGACAGCTTGATGAAGCACCATTCTACCATGCATGCAAGAGCAAGTACAGGGATGACGACCCCCAGGGCAAAGCTGCAAGGCTGGTCTCAACTTGGCAGGAGGAGCTGAAGAACGCATCCTGGAATCCGTTTACAGCTATTTTGCTCGACGGAGAAGAGAAGGTATTTGTCGAAGTTGCATTTTCTCAATGTTGTTGTAAGAGAGCAGCTAAAGGTTTTGCCTTCTGATGATTTCAGGACGTTGTTGATGAAGATGATCCAAAACTGAGACAGCTTTGGACTGAGTACGGTGACGATACCTGCAACGCAGTGAAGAACGCCCTGAGAGAGCTCCATGAGTACAATCCTAAAGGACGGCAAGCCGTGAAAGAGCTCTGGAACTTTAGGGAAGGGCGCAAGGCTACAGTGGCAGAGGTGTTGAAGTATATTTTTGAGCAGCTGGAGATGAGGAATTAGTCTCATGAACATAGACACGTCATAACATTGGAGGCAACAACATTATGCTAAACATTCAGACAAATCTGTATAGCCGTATCCTAACCATGTGCAGTTTGAGTAGTTTACACTAGCTAACTTTTCTAGTCCAGCGTTCGTAGTTTTCTTATAAATGAGATTTCTGCATGAAATAAACATTCCAAAAGATAGACTCATGCCATAACTTGATTCGCTACGGACCTAATAAGTGACAACATTGTGGGTCTTTCAAACAATTGATTCTCCCCTTTATATGTGCTACGATTATTATGTCGTGCTTTGCAGTTAATCCCTACACTCCTTAAGCATACAGTGATTCTTTAAACATAAGCTATACAAATATGAAGGAAACAAAACATAGACACAAATGGATACAATTTAGCAGTCGATATCAAGTGATGGTTGTTGACAATTTCATGCAGTGCTCAGGAGAATAATCCAAATGCAGAATTGCATCCCTGACATCATGGATCAGCCATTGGCAATAGCAGTGGAACCAGGGATATAAAATGGATTCAGAGTTAGCATTAAAAATTGCTTCTGTACTTCTTTGTTTTTGATTTACTTGTATCATTCCATCATCAACTTCTGTAACATTTACATCCTTTGACTATCCAAAgttgcagaaaaaaaaaacaaaaatattctgTTAACAAGGCCAAAAGTGTTAGGTAAGAATGAAGAGGAATGCTAACCTAGAAAAATAGAATCACAGGAGTTAGCATATATGGCTTAATGCTTAGTTTGGGTCTTGTACAACCAGCCATCTTCAGTATATTTGATGTAACAATTTTACTTAACTAAGACAAGTCCTAATTCCTAATGTGTTTGCAATGGTTGCCCccatctccctctctctagctatcTGGAGCAAAAATCTAGATATGTACACACAGTCCATCCATTATTCTAATTTTTGTTCTTTATTTTTGACAAATGAAGAGATTCATCATGCCTATCTTCTCTCTATTTTATGCTTGACACCTTTTTATCTTCTTGACAGTAAAAGGCAAGTGTTCAGTTTCCAGAAATTACTGCCCCAAATTGTCCATCTTTTAAACCATCAACTGACATTCATAATACACAGCATGCACAAGAAAATACCATAGAAGCCGCAAAAGCATTGCCAGAGAATCATAATGTAAATATAGGCTTCTAATTATATATTCCATAGATATCTGGCATTAATTCCCTGTTAGAAAATACAGACATTCACTATTAACCACAAAGGCCGACACAAAGATTTTTAATTGCTTCCGTGCTGTTTGGATTGCTGAGAACATATGTTGCAGTCTTCCCAGTGCTTTCACATGTCAGATTTAGTTGATTTCCGAGCTGTGAAGACTGTAGAAGAACCTTATATTAGTAAACTTACAACAAGGatgcaaacaaaaaaaaaatgaaacaagAGTTTAAGCACTAATGGCTGCAACAATAACATACATATTGAGAGTAAATAATCTCCATCTGAAAGTTCTCATTACGCTTATAGGAAAAGCAAGTGCAAAACTGCTACTAACAGCAAATTAGCTGAAAACCAATCAAGACAAGGTTGCTGTTGAAGTTCTGATGATACTCGTGATTTTATCTAACATATTTTTAAAAAGTACAAAAACTGCTGAAGAGTTAGTTTGGCATTCATGCAAACCCTATGTTAATATACTCATTATGATTTTCTATCAAACATAATTTATCCTGACTAACAGGTTAAAAATATACGAACCTGTGATTACCACAGCAGAGCCATAAGCCATTTAGTACATTTAGTAAGAATCATaactacaaaaaaaaaaaaaaaacttaccaTGCAATAGTTGTTTGGTGCGTTGCAACTCCACTTTGAAGTAGGCACACAGCTCAAATAATGGCACCAAGAACAGTGCTCACTAGCATTGAATCCTTGAAATAGCAACACCAATCCAACAGTGAACCTGCCAACAATAAAGTTTAGCTAAAAGAGTTGACCTGTAGTGGTTGATTAGATCATTACCATTCATCTCATTGTCAAGATATTTACCCAGAAACTATCATCATTGTAGCAATAACCAAAAGTACGATTTGATATATCTTGAACTTCTGTTTAGTTACGCCCGCGGGAAATCCAAGAGGAGAGTTCTTTTGGTTAATATATCCAAACTGTGGTCGTATTAGCAGCACAAAACCAAGACAGAACCCTGACATAAATCCTCCAAGGTGCGCGAAGTTGTCAACATGTGGAAGGATCCCAACTGCTAAGTTGATGACAATGATCATAACTAGAGTCAAGAGTGCTGCGAACTGATTTTTTTCGAAACAAGAATAGAATTAGAAACATGGAATATGGAATGATTTGTGAAAATACTGCATATATTTTTAGAATCAACCTTGTTCTCATATATTGTCCAATTTGTTATGAGCTCTGACAGCATTGAGCCCAATAGTCCAAATAGTGCGCCTGAAGCACCGACTGATATATTGGACaccataaatagagaagacagcAAGCTGCCACCAACACCAGAGATCACATACAGTGTACCAATCCTTACTGCAACAGACAATCATCAATGAATGGTCAAGTTATATGACCACCAGGCCTTGAAATAACCATCAGACTCTAGATAATAAAGATGCATTGTACACAGATGAAGAATCTGTTTTCCTAAAAAAAGAAGACAATTACCAAAACTTTCTTTAATCGAACCAGACAGGGACACTTACTGAAACCGAACTCCTTCTCGAGCCTGATTCCGATCATTAAGAGACTCAACATGTTAGCGAGTATGTGGATGACTCCAGCATGCAACCAAATGCATGTAATGAGGCGCCAGCCTTCGTGATCTTTGGTAACTTTACTGGTTTCCAGTGCCCCCATTTCCAACAGCCTGGGAATCGAAACATGTTAGATGAACCTTCAAGCTATCAAGATTATACCAATAAGCAGGAAACTGAAGGCAGCACATTTGACAAAATCTGCACAGTTTCTTACATACTCACAATTCATACATCTAAAGCAATAAATAATGTAAACCGAGCAAACTGCAGAAAGATCCAAATTTTGGACAGATTTGAATAGTGCCGTACGTGGCGGAGGTAGGGCCGATAAGCGGGTTCTCCTTGAACGACTGGAACGCGAACCTCCCGAGCTCGGGCGCGAGCAAGCAGCCCTGCGCGGTGGCGCTCTCGCCGACTGATCCCCCTATCGCGGCGCCGGTGGCCCGCGCGTGCGCGGGGCAGTCGTTGACGTACATGGTGAGCACGAAGAGGACGACGTTGGCGAGGATGAAGAGCGGCACAAGGAACGGGAACCACCGCCGGAACGGCCGGAACGTcggcgggggcggcggcggcgggcggctcCGGTGCTGGCCGTGGCGGCCGTGGTGGTGGCCGGGGCCGTGGCTCCGGTGGCGCTCGCCCTTGGGCCGCTCCTCGCCTctcccgccaccgccgccgccgccggacgcCACGTCAATGGGGACCACCGCCGTCTCGCCCCGCCGCCCCATGGTACGGCCGGCGGCGGGGGGCGCGTGCGCGTGGCCGGCTGGAACGTGGGGGGTGGCGGCGCGATGAATGCGAGCGAGCGCGCGGCGCGGGATTCTGCGTGTCGGGAGGGGAGGGTCGCCCGCGCGTGCTGCCTCGTGGTGGAGATGGTGGAGGgggccggagacgcggtggcGACCTGGGTTGGAAAGGACGGAGAAGAAGAATCACCCCTAATTTTAGTGTTTCCCTATATACTGGGGGAATGCTTGGACTTGGCCACACTAATCATGTTTTCTAATTTGAATTTGAGTTATTTTAGAAGGCATGTTCCAACTGAATTTCCCTCCTTGTGGAGTCAACAAAAATCAATCCTACTAGATGCCGGCGTGTTCTCCCAATTTTGTACTGGTTCTACTATTTCATTCATGTGTGAATGCACACGTCGAGCAACTAGGTCTCGTTTGGTTCCCTTGTTAaattggaactttagctactaaagtgactaaaatttagctagctCAAATTTAGCAGGGGAACGAAATACGGCTAGGCGAAAAAAAAGGCATCGCATAAATTTTGGGAGACATGATTTAAATTTTCAACTGAAAGATGCACACACACATAGTCCGTTTGAATTAAGCCAGAATTCGCCGTCGCTTTCTTTTGCGTACTCGCTGATAGGAAACCACTGCCTACTATCAACTCCATTAACCGCTACGAAACACAAAAAAAGATGGGCAAACCACCATTGTCGCTGTCAATTAACGACTTGTCCGTGAACTGCCTTTTGTCTACGTACGTGACACGGAATATCCCGATCAGATAGATTTGCCTGTCCGCGTCATGCTGCATCTGGTACAGTCTGAAAAGGACCTGGCAACCAATGGTCCATCCAGGGATAATACTCCTACACACCATACTGATCTTTCTTTCAACAATGTGGTCAACTTTAAGGTTTGATTTCAGAACACTCTTCAACATTATTTTATCTAACAtcatctagttactaatggatCAAGTGTTCAGTAACTCACATTATTTGATGAAACCTGTCATTGACAGCAATAGCACAACGAGATAAGCATGAACACACTACCTTCCAGTCAAGCAGCAAGATGGAAGACTCCAAGAATTGCCATTTATCAAAA from Sorghum bicolor cultivar BTx623 chromosome 3, Sorghum_bicolor_NCBIv3, whole genome shotgun sequence encodes the following:
- the LOC8073308 gene encoding factor of DNA methylation 2 gives rise to the protein MTSNDIPMADAAAGNPSELLVWPWTGIMATITTDGDATATSTLASRAQQHFAGVPTTTLQEQEAAVASANHHSHFLLLHFGKSWSGLRDAMSLPFHFARAGRSEWQRQQRGDGGGADAAAAGRVFGWAAAEEDLLPLGSGAVGRFLRESGAKARTVEDAQKDGARHADALGAVHGEYERREKFLKAQSEEMARLLRTMEQENGWLLAELKEVTAIADNELPELDRGVDDEENEMLRAELDAISGEIQLRVDRIQELKECRTELHCSKVEKLVIEINSLEMEDREAKARDHVQMLHEKHKEEMEAINAKVVQLEKQLEQKEAQVSATCLLDMILQTGGNVREEECQHLYKLVTIWKECQEQERQRYQNAHVDLTKRHRMNRDELQETRQELIQCLESMMIGGFTAIGIKRMGQLDEAPFYHACKSKYRDDDPQGKAARLVSTWQEELKNASWNPFTAILLDGEEKDVVDEDDPKLRQLWTEYGDDTCNAVKNALRELHEYNPKGRQAVKELWNFREGRKATVAEVLKYIFEQLEMRN
- the LOC8073309 gene encoding RHOMBOID-like protein 1; this encodes MGRRGETAVVPIDVASGGGGGGGRGEERPKGERHRSHGPGHHHGRHGQHRSRPPPPPPPTFRPFRRWFPFLVPLFILANVVLFVLTMYVNDCPAHARATGAAIGGSVGESATAQGCLLAPELGRFAFQSFKENPLIGPTSATLLEMGALETSKVTKDHEGWRLITCIWLHAGVIHILANMLSLLMIGIRLEKEFGFIRIGTLYVISGVGGSLLSSLFMVSNISVGASGALFGLLGSMLSELITNWTIYENKFAALLTLVMIIVINLAVGILPHVDNFAHLGGFMSGFCLGFVLLIRPQFGYINQKNSPLGFPAGVTKQKFKIYQIVLLVIATMMIVSGFTVGLVLLFQGFNASEHCSWCHYLSCVPTSKWSCNAPNNYCMSSQLGNQLNLTCESTGKTATYVLSNPNSTEAIKNLCVGLCG